A window from Aquabacterium sp. NJ1 encodes these proteins:
- a CDS encoding DUF3034 family protein translates to MKSKSPFSPMSRVQARRLPEKAQWWRLGCLGLAAAAAFMAPKAHAGDRLLGTWGVSEVDGAGGGGLTPWATITGTGSSNQTGGSAFVTHLKTQDGYDLKIGGAAVGIKDSVELSMARWSLKLGDVVPGKAIEMSVLGAKFKVAGDAVYDQDKAMPQIAVGAQFKQVDDGDLVKSLGATSTSDIDVYATATKLWLGGLAGRNVLASGTARLTRANQFGLLGFGGAGHDRHKLQLEGSLGVMLRDDLVLGTEYRMKPNNLEAGGAALREDAAWDVFLAWFPCRGGSLTLAWVNLGNIVGKEDQQGLYLSAQASF, encoded by the coding sequence ATGAAGTCAAAGAGCCCGTTTTCCCCGATGTCTCGCGTGCAGGCCAGGCGTTTGCCCGAGAAGGCGCAGTGGTGGCGACTTGGCTGCTTGGGGCTGGCTGCGGCTGCCGCTTTCATGGCGCCCAAGGCCCATGCGGGTGACCGCCTGCTGGGCACCTGGGGCGTCAGCGAGGTGGACGGTGCTGGCGGTGGCGGCTTGACGCCCTGGGCGACCATCACGGGCACAGGCAGCAGCAACCAGACAGGTGGATCGGCCTTCGTCACCCACCTCAAGACCCAGGACGGTTATGACCTGAAGATTGGCGGTGCGGCCGTGGGCATCAAGGACAGCGTCGAGTTGTCCATGGCCCGGTGGTCGCTCAAGCTGGGTGACGTGGTGCCCGGCAAGGCCATCGAGATGAGCGTGCTGGGCGCCAAGTTCAAGGTGGCCGGCGATGCGGTGTACGACCAGGACAAGGCCATGCCCCAGATCGCTGTGGGCGCGCAGTTCAAGCAGGTGGACGATGGCGACCTCGTCAAGTCCCTGGGGGCGACCAGCACGAGCGACATCGATGTGTACGCCACGGCGACCAAGCTGTGGCTGGGTGGCCTGGCTGGCCGCAATGTGCTGGCATCGGGCACGGCACGCCTGACGCGGGCCAACCAGTTCGGGCTGCTCGGTTTTGGTGGCGCAGGCCATGACAGGCACAAGCTGCAACTGGAAGGCAGCCTGGGCGTGATGCTGCGCGATGACCTGGTGCTGGGCACCGAGTACCGCATGAAGCCCAACAACCTGGAGGCCGGTGGGGCTGCCTTGCGAGAGGATGCCGCCTGGGATGTGTTCCTGGCCTGGTTCCCCTGTCGTGGTGGCAGCCTGACCCTGGCCTGGGTCAACCTGGGCAACATCGTCGGCAAAGAAGACCAGCAGGGCCTCTACCTGTCGGCACAGGCGTCTTTCTGA
- a CDS encoding SDR family oxidoreductase, giving the protein MKQVTLITGASQGIGAATARLLARQGHALLIHYAHQADAAQAVADECRQLGAPLAIIAQADVADENQVLNLFAMVDKSLPPLTGLVNNAGIVDKTAPLADMSAARMQRMLNVNVLGPMLCAREAVKRMSTRLGGQGGVIVNVSSSAVRTGSPNLYVDYAASKGAIDVLTNGLSKEVAPEGVRVVAVRPGITDTGIHATGGEPDRAARLGPSLPMGRAARADEVAEAIAWLLSEKASYTAGAILDVTGGR; this is encoded by the coding sequence ATGAAACAGGTCACCCTCATCACCGGCGCCAGCCAAGGCATCGGCGCCGCCACGGCCCGGCTGCTGGCGCGCCAGGGCCACGCCCTGCTGATTCACTACGCCCACCAGGCCGACGCGGCCCAAGCGGTGGCAGACGAATGCCGGCAACTGGGTGCACCACTTGCCATCATCGCCCAAGCTGACGTCGCCGATGAGAATCAGGTACTGAATCTGTTTGCCATGGTGGACAAATCTCTGCCTCCCTTGACGGGGCTCGTGAACAACGCCGGTATCGTGGACAAAACCGCCCCTTTGGCGGACATGTCTGCAGCGCGCATGCAACGCATGCTCAACGTCAATGTGCTCGGCCCCATGCTGTGCGCCCGCGAAGCGGTCAAGCGCATGTCGACCCGCCTGGGTGGCCAGGGCGGCGTCATCGTGAATGTGTCGAGCAGCGCGGTGCGCACCGGCTCGCCCAACCTGTATGTGGACTACGCCGCGAGCAAGGGCGCCATTGATGTGCTGACCAACGGCTTGTCCAAGGAGGTCGCGCCCGAGGGCGTGCGGGTCGTGGCCGTGCGCCCCGGCATCACCGACACCGGCATCCACGCCACGGGCGGCGAACCAGACCGCGCCGCCCGCCTGGGGCCGAGCCTGCCCATGGGCCGTGCTGCTCGGGCAGATGAGGTTGCCGAAGCCATCGCCTGGCTTTTGTCCGAGAAAGCCAGCTACACCGCGGGCGCCATCCTGGATGTGACGGGCGGGCGCTGA